TACATTAGTTACTTTTATGTTTGATGTGTTTACTCCTGATTGGGTATAAATATTTTCAAATTCATCAATGTACAAAACAGTTTCATTTTCGGCGGGTTCATATTTATGTGTTGTAGCTCCATAATCGATAGAATACATCAGGTGATAATCAAAATTGTCATCATAAGCATACCACCAGAACACATTATTTTGGGTCAATGTTATTCCATACAAATCATCAATTCCTTTTGCGTAGAACTTATTCCATGAGATCCCATAGTCAAAGGAATAATGCATCGAATCCGTAAATTGAGTACCATATAAAATATTTTGTCTGGACAACTTCAAGCCATAGCTTGTAGTAACACCAAATGTACCTTCTATGATATTCCAGTTATCGCCTTTGTCATAAGAAATTAATGATTTATCAAGTGAAATGAAAATGAGATGTCCTTGACTATTCTTATATATATTATCTAAAAAAAATCAGGTAAAGGTTTTGCATAAATGTTTTAAATAAATCCTCACTAAAATACAAACTGTCAGAAGTAGCATACATTAATGTACCATCCTCCCATAAATGCAATTCTCTATTTAGGTCTAAGTGTAATTTTTGCCAATATTGTCCTCCATCTGAGGATAACTGGTAATTGTTTTGACTGCGGCACAAAATTTGATTTTGTCCAATTTGTTGGACGTTGTTTATGTTTGGCTCAACCAGCGGCAATTCCATCTCATACATATTACCAGAGGCATCAAGGTAATATGCATTGGAACCGTTATCAAATAATATGGCATCATCATCTGCTATGGAAAATTTAGTCCGATAATAAATGGATTCCAATTCCTCAAGATTGAAACTAGGATCTTTGGTCCAATTGATACCTCCGTCACCGGAGCGATAAACATAACGGCCTATTCCAAGTAATGTACCGTCTTTCAATGGGATTATCTTGGTAATATATATATTCGGGTCTATGTTTCTTTTGGTCCAAGTGTTTCCAAAATCTTTTGAAACAAAAAAATCATTATCGTAGTCAAATAAAGTATTGGATGGAAGGTGATAAAGCAGGTTCCTGCAACATCGCGTATCTGAAATTTTTCGAAGATTAGAGCCGTCGTCATTAAATTTCCAGATTTCACCTGAAGCGCCTAATGTTCTGCGTACAAAATTTTGGTGATTGCCTAAGCATAAAGATTCAAGGCTATGAGTCCACCAGGTTTGACGGTTTGATGAGCCCGTTAAAATATTAAAAATATAAAAATCACGGGTGCCCCCATAATAAAGTGTTCGGCCATCCGGTGAAAAATTATAATCTTCAATAGCAGCTAATGCACTTGTTATTTTAAGCCAGGTATTCGCTAAAGAATCCCACCGATAGATATCCTTATCATCAGCTAAAAAGACCTCACCAATAGCTGATTCTTTAAGAGTAGCATTGGAAGCTGCCTTTGTACCAGGCAAACCAAGATCTCTTCTCATCCAGTTCTTGCCTCGGTCTGTTGAAAAAAACATTTTCCCCGAAGCGGAAAAGCAATAAATTTCTCCTTTATCACGGGTTATGATAGAAGTTGCGACAGAAGCGCCTACAGGTCCCGCTAACTTCTCCCAACTTTGTCCATAAATCACTTGAATACTTGTCGTTGCAAGGAATGCAAATACGAGCAGTGTAATGTTCTTTTTCATGTTTAAAAATGATGGGTCAAGTAAATAAAAAACATTTGCCAGGTTAACAATTTCACTAATGTCAAATGCGCTGGCTACCAAAGATAATCAGGATTATACTCAAATCAAATGAATTTTCAAGGAAAATCTAGATTCTTTTAAATTTTAACTAAATTAATTATTTAAAATCGCCACGCCAACGTTTCAGATTTGAGTCGAAAGAATGCAAGGGTCGTGTCGGCAAAGCAATAAATGTGATGAATAGTCTTCACAATGAATTTAGCTGAGCGTGGGTTGTGTTTAAGTATGAGAATCCATTTATGGGAGAGCTTTGAGTAGTATGAATTTTATAGATTTGCATCTGGTTCAGAATCAGAAATGATACGTGATAAATTTGTTAGAGTAATTAGTTATCTAGGTGCTGCCTTGGCATTACTGATTCCTGCTTTCATAAATGGATATCCACTGGTGTATTCAGATACTTCCACGTATTTGGCTTCCGGCTTCGAATTGGAAACGCCTTTTGACAGGCCTATCACCTATGGACTGTTTATTCGGTTTTTTAGTTTCAATGGTTATTCTTTGTGGACCGTACTACTCGCACAATCCGGAATTCTGGCTTTTCTGGTGATACAGTTGACGAAACATGTTTTACTAAACAATAGCTTGTATCCTATACTTGGGTTTGTAATTTGTATATTTCTTTCTTTGTTTTCAAGTGTATCGTGGACGGCAAGTCAAATCATGCCGGATATTTTTACGGCTATTATGTTTTTGTCCATAGTATTATTATTGGAGGACGATGCATCCCGGAAGAAGCGTTACTTTCTCTATTTTATATTTTTGATTTCCTGTGCAATGCACATGTCCCATGTCACCATCATTTTTGTTTACTTGCCGATATTGTTCCTGTTCAAAAAATTTCTGCAACCATTCCATTTTAAATATAAATCTATTCTGTACTTAGGCTTGCTGACGGTAGCTTCTTTGTTGACTATGGGCTCAGCGCTTTCAAAGTCAAAGCATGTATTTTTGATGGGTGCATTTGTTGAACATGGTATTATTGAAAAATATCTGGATGAAAATTGTAAATTTAAGACATATCAATTGTGTGCCTATAAAGATTCATTACCTGAAAAGGCCTGGCAATTTGTTTGGGACGAAACCAGTCCATTGTATAAGCTGGGTACTTGGGGGGATAGTAAAGAAGAGTTCAATTCTATTATCTGGAATACGTTTACCCAACGCAAATATATCATAGAACATATCTATGCATCGGTCCTGGCCACCATGGATCAATTGACACAATTTCAGATTGGCGATGGGAATAAACCCTATACGGAAGAAACAGTTCTCTATCAAAGAATTCAGAAATATGTACCCTCAGAATTGCATTCGTATGCAAGTTCTAAGCAAAACAAAGATGAATTAGGGTTTATGACTTGGTTTAATCATTTACAGCTTGCGATCGTATGTATTTCATTAGTGTGTTTGATATTTTTTATCATTTTAAAAGAGAACAGCTTAAACAAGATCAAATTATATTTAGTATCTGCTGTTTTTATAAATGCATGGGCTTGCGGCACCTTTGCCAATGCTATTGACCGACTCGGCAGTAAAATGATATGGATTTTCCCATTATTGGTAATCCTGATTCTGCTCAGGATATTTAATGAAAGACACCAACTATTAAAAGCAAACAATGAATAATGGAGTAAGCTACGGCAAGTAAATACAGTGCTTACTTTTTAATTTCGAGGCGGTAACCGACGCCGTGTATTGCAGCAATGGCAACAGAAGTATCGACCGCTATTTTTTTGCGCAACCTCGACACAAAAACATCCAAACTCCGACCTACCAAAATCCCTTCATCAGCCCATACTTCCCGGAGCAGTTGATCTCTCTCCAATATTTGATTTTGATGATTTATTAGCAATTTGAGCAATTTGGTTTCCCGGAAAGTGAGTGTCTGCCTATCGTCAGCACAATACAAGATCTGATTTTCAGCGTCTAATTTTAAATTTCCAAATTCCAAGCACTCAACTTCTTCGATAGATGTAATTACTTTATGATCATTTTTATTTTTTTTATATATCCAAAAACTCACCAGACCCACTAATGCAAAAAGGATCCAAGTCAATTTCGATGAATGGGTTTGCTGTAGTTGAGTTGCTTCCAGAAAACTGATTTCAATATATCTGCAGGCTTTGGGCAATTCGCGACCCTGACAAGGAACTTGATTGGTATTTAGAAAATCATATTGATGATAACCAAGTTCAATTTTTGAATCTTCGCAATTGCGAATGCTTACCTGATAAGCTTGTTGAATGCCATATAAATCTAGTGAAGTTTGGAGAATAAAGGGCAATTGTTCATATCTGAAATCGCGTTCAAGTCTAACTTGCCAAACGCCCTCTTTGATTTGTTCAACCGAAGGTATGCGGCTGGTGCTGTCTCCGGAAGCTCTCAAAAGGCCATCTGCTGTGCGTCTTAAGGCAAGGTTGATGTTTTCAGTTGAAACTGCTGCTGTAATCGTTGACCCAGCTATTAATTCATATCCTGGTAAAATAGAAATTGCGACAAGGATAAGTTGTCGCAATTTTATGAGGGGGTCATTCTGAAACATCCTTCAAAAATACACCTATTTTTTTAGCATCCTCTGTTTGCTTTGACGGCATAGATCATATGGCCGGTTGATGAAAAGTTGAAGATGTGATTTTCTTTGGTGGTCAACACGCGTTCCCAGGTTTTGCCTCCATCTGCCGAGCGGAAGATACCCGAATCTATACTGCAAACCATAAAATTTCCAACTTGTGTTAAATCGTTAATAAAGTTAGAAGAGGTTTTGTCTAAATTCAAGTAAACGTATCTACCGACTTCCAATCCTGAATCAATTCTCTTCCAGCTTTGTCCATGATCAGATGAAATCAGCAATTTATTGGCCATCCCTTTTTGATTTGAATTCTTATCTTTAGAGGCTTCATCTTCGTTGGTAATTGCATACAATTGCTCGCCGATAACTCCGATATTCCGAAACATATTATTTTCGCGAAGCACCCAATTCCAGGTCTCACCGGAGTCTGTCGAACGGAGTATGCCATTCGTTGAGTTGGCCAGAATAACTTTATCTTTTTGAACAAGTTCAAAAACTTTTTCATCGCCTAATGCCAGATTCCAGCTTTGCCCGTGGTTTGAAGATTTGTAGATTCCATGGTCGGTGCCTAAGAGAATATGCTCATTTGGGCATTCAAGCACAGCCCATTTCCAAACTCCATTTAAATTTTTAAAAATGGGCAGCCAGGTTCCGGTATTCTGAACTTCTCTATAAAAGCCATTATCAAAATTGCGGGCAAAACGTCCTGAACGGCCGGAAAATACACCTGAAATTTTATCATTCAGGAATACATCTTTCTTCCACATAGGGCTTTTTAATTTTACTGGACTCCTATAAATGCCATTGGCGGAACTTAGAATGAGCTCTTCACCATCTGCTATGATGTTTGTGACTTCCAATTTATGAGGGAGTCCACTACTTACATCCTGCCATGTCAATCCACCATCTGCAGATTGAAATACCAGATTTGAGGCTACAGGTGAACATTTAGGTTCATGTAGAATAGTGGCAGGGCTCGTTGTTTGAATCAGCATTAAAAGTGCAAATACGAAGTTTGATAACATATTAAGTGTTTTAGATGAAGGGGTAAAATTACTGGCCATTCCATTTTAAGCTCATTTTTTGATGTAAAAGGATGTAACATAAATGTAAAACTGTGTTTCAGGGCAATTGGAAAGGCTTGGTTGGAGGAATTAAATTGCGATTTGGATCGACATCCGTGTGTTTCCCGCAGATTTGCGCAGATCTGCGGGAAACAAATCGAAATGTTGAATCATTAATCGACGATAACCTTAAATACATATCCTCTCGAATCGGAAAACAAGTTTCCAAAATAAACTCCTTTAGGCAAATGTTCAATTTGAATCGTTTTTGTTTCAGGAATTCCAACATTTCGGTAAAACGAATAGACCAATGCCCCTGTACCGGAATAGAACATCAGGGATTTTATAGAATGCTCACTGCTAATCTCGAATGTACCGGAATTGGGATTCGGCGATATGCGTACTTTATTTGAATGAAGGTCTGAAATGCCTACAGGACTGCAAATCACTTCAAATAGTTTCTTGCAACCGTTGCTATCCGTCACTTCAAGAGTTACCAATTTTTCAAGAGTTTCAAGTGTATCCGATTGACTACCTGTACTCCACAGATACGTATAGATTTGAGCAGGGTCTGAAGGAATGAAATAGAATTTACAAGTTTGTCCTAAAGCTCCGGGTTCTGTGCCAATTTTTCCTTGAATTTCTTGATGTTGAACAATTTCCTTGGATTGGCTTGCTGTGCATCCGAATTCATTGGTAATTTTTAAGCTGTATTGGCCGGAAGCAGTCACTTGTATCGAAGATGTGCTGTCGCCGGTATTCCACAAATGCCTGTCTGAAGAATTTGAGCTCAACACAATGCTGTCATTCGGACAAATGCCGAAGGGTCCGGAAATGTGAACCTGGGGCAAAGGATTTACCTGGACAGAAAAGACATTACTAACGATCGTTTGTAAAGCACAATTTAAATCAATCCTGATGTTAAACGATCCTGGATTTGTGAATTTCAACAATAAATTGTGATTTTGGTACAATGTACTATTTCCCCAACTGCTATTCAGTTGGAGTCCATATAGAGGATATCCCAAATTCGATAAATAGGAATCGTGTAATACCAGGCTGTCCCCAGCGCAAATTTGGAAACTGTCTATTCCAATCCAATCATTTATAAGAATTATAGGACTATTTTGTGCTACTTGTATGACCCGATGATTTCGGTTTAGATTATAATCATTGTCGTTGGGTAAAGCAATTTTTTCTTTACTCATCAAAAAAGACAATGCATCATAACGAACGACGAGATAATACGATAAATTTGGAATTGACTTTGGAAATAATACGCCGACATTAAAATTGGTATCTACCAAAACGCTGTCGGATCTCAGCAGCGCAGCCCGTCTTTCAATTATTAA
The genomic region above belongs to Saprospiraceae bacterium and contains:
- a CDS encoding response regulator transcription factor; amino-acid sequence: MRQLILVAISILPGYELIAGSTITAAVSTENINLALRRTADGLLRASGDSTSRIPSVEQIKEGVWQVRLERDFRYEQLPFILQTSLDLYGIQQAYQVSIRNCEDSKIELGYHQYDFLNTNQVPCQGRELPKACRYIEISFLEATQLQQTHSSKLTWILFALVGLVSFWIYKKNKNDHKVITSIEEVECLEFGNLKLDAENQILYCADDRQTLTFRETKLLKLLINHQNQILERDQLLREVWADEGILVGRSLDVFVSRLRKKIAVDTSVAIAAIHGVGYRLEIKK